One Brassica napus cultivar Da-Ae chromosome A5, Da-Ae, whole genome shotgun sequence DNA window includes the following coding sequences:
- the LOC125609094 gene encoding gibberellin-regulated protein 13-like, with protein sequence MATKLNLIVFSIVMLHLLMSVQMHPIHSNKSPAPQPHPPQSQPHHNSSQNGTTEGSLQLRECGPRCGHRCSNTKYKEPCLFFCNKCCTKCLCVPPGTYGNKQVCPCYNNWKTKLGGPKCP encoded by the exons ATGGCAACCAAACTTAACCTCATTGTTTTCTCCATTGTTATGTTACACCTTCTTATGTCTGTCCAAATGCAT CCAATACACTCTAATAAGTCTCCTGCTCCACAACCACATCCACCGCAGTCTCAACCGCATCACAATAGCTCTCAA AACGGTACTACGGAAGGCAGTCTTCAGCTCCGAG AGTGTGGGCCACGGTGTGGACATAGATGCTCGAATACAAAATACAAGGAGCCATGTTTGTTCTTCTGCAACAAATGTTGTACCAAGTGCTTGTGTGTTCCTCCAGGTACGTATGGCAACAAGCAAGTCTGTCCTTGCTACAACAACTGGAAGACTAAGCTTGGTGGACCAAAATGCCCTTGA